Below is a genomic region from Microbacterium esteraromaticum.
GAGCAGCAGACCGCACGACTTCGGGCACTCGCCGAAGAGGCGCACCTCGATCCGGAGTTCGCCGAGAAATGGTTCAACTTCGTCGTCGCCGAGGTCATCCGGCACCACACCGAGGCGGCCGAGGGGCGCTGATCCCGCTTCAGTGTGTCGCAGTTTCATGGCACAATATGAGCGTTACCCGCTCTTAAGCGTCAAAAACTTGCATCCAGGAGTTGCCATGACCATCACCGCCGGCGCGCACATGCGCGTGGAACTCACCTCGCAGCCCGACACCTGGGCCCGCGCGGCCGCGATGCGCGACGAGCAGGCCCTGCTCCCGGCATCCGGCGCGCGCATCGCGGTGGTCGGCTGCGGCACCTCCTGGTTCATGGCGCAGGCGTACGCGTCTCTGCGAGAGACCGCCGGTCACGGCGAGACCGATGCGTTCACGGCATCCGAGTTCCCGTTCGGCCGCGGCTACGACGCGATCGTCGCGCTGACCCGCTCCGGCACGACGACCGAGGTGCTCGAGCTGACCGAGCGCGTCACGGGCTCGACGCCCGTGGTCGCCGTGGTCGGCGACACCACCTCGCCGCTCGTCGACCTCGCCGACACCGTGATCGGCCTGCCCTTCGCCGACGAGCAGTCGGTCGTGCAGACCCGTTTCGCGACCACGGCGCTCGCGCTGTTCCGCGCCTCGCTCGGCGAGAACCTCGACGCCGCGATCGCCGATGCGCGGAACGTGCTCGACGGCGCCGACGACACCGCCCTCCGCGACGCCGAGCAGTACAGTTTCCTCGGCATGGGATGGGCGATGGGTCTCGCCCACGAGGCCGCCCTCAAGATGCGCGAGTCGTCGCAGTCGTGGACCGAGTCGTACAGCTCGATGGAGTACCGCCACGGCCCGATCGCGATCGCCGCTCCCGACCGCATCACGTGGCAGTTCGGCGCCGCCCCCGACGGCCTGCAGGCGCAGGTCGAGGCGACCGGTGCACGGTTCGTGCAGCACGCGATCGACCCGATGGCCGACCTCGTGCGTCTGCACCGTGTCGCCCTCGACCGCGCCATCGCGAAGGGCCTCGACCCCGATCAGCCGCGCAACCTCACCCGCTCGGTGATCCTCGCCGGCTGACGACCGACGACGACCGACGACGACGGAGCAGGACATGTCCGAGCAGAGCGGCATCCCCGAGGTGGTCAGCGACGAGTCCGGTGAGCGCCTGGCGCGCGCCGTGACGATCGGCGCGGGCGCACCCGTGCTCGCGTTCGACGTGGGAGGCACCGACATCAAGTCGGCCCTGTTCGACGCCAACGGCACCGCGCTCGGACTGCGACGCACGCCGACCCCGGCGGGCGGTGAGGACAGCCCCACACGGCTGATCGACCGGCTCGCCGAGCTCGCAGGCGAGCTGCGTGCGCAGTATCCGCACGCGCAGCCGAAGGCGGTCGGACTGGTCGTACCGGGCATCGTCGACGCCGAGAACGGCATCGGCGTCTTCAGCAGCAACCTGGGCTGGCGCGACGCGCCGATCCGCGATCTGATGGCCGCGAGATTCGGGATGCCCGTGGCCTTCGACCACGATGTGCGGACGGCCAGCTGGGCCGAGCACGTGCTCGGCGGGGCGCGGGACTTCGCCGACTCCGTCGTGCTGATCATCGGCACCGGGATCGCCGGCGCGCTGCTCGTCGACGGCCGCCCGCACACCGCCGGCGGCTATGCGGGGGAGGTCGGCCACTCGCCGATCGGGGAGTGGCCGTGCCCGTGCGGCGCCCGCGGGTGCCTGGAGGCGGTGGCCTCGGCCGGCGCGATCTCGCGACGCTACACCGACGCCACGGGCGAGGTCGTCGACGGAGCCCGCGAGGTCATCGCCCGCGCCGCAGCCGGAGACGAGACCGCTGGCCGCATCTGGAACGAGGCGCTCGACGCACTGACCATGTCGATCGCGCAGCTGACCGCGGTGATCGCCCCGCAGGCGGTCGTCATCGGCGGAGGTCTGTCGCGCGCGGGCGGAGCGCTGTTCGACGAGCTGCGATCCCGGCTCGCCGAGCGGCTGAGCTTCCACCGCATCCCGGCCCTGGTTCCGGCCGAGCTGTCCGGCAACGCGGGCATCCTCGGGTCGGCGCTGCGCGCCCGACAGGTGGCAGCGGCATGATCGTCACCGTCACGCCCAACCCGGCGCTGGATCTCACCTGGCACGTCGCGTCGCTGGTCGTCGGCGGCACGCACCGGGTGGATGCCGGGCAGGTGCGCGCAGGGGGCAAGGGCCTCAACGTCGCCCGCGTCGCCCACGCCCAGGGCGCTGACGTGCGCGCCGTGACGACATCGGGCGGCGCGACCGGCGAGGAGCTCGCCGCGGAGCTCGCGTCGTCCGGCGTGCCGAACGTGCTGGTGCCGGTCGCCGCCGCCACGCGGCGCAGCGTCGCGCTCGTCGACGAGGCTCTCGGCGACACCACCATCATGAACGAGCGGGGCGTGGCGCCGTCGGCCACCGAGTGGGATGCGCTGAGGGAAGCCGTTGCCGAGGCGCTCGGCGCCGCGGCGGGCGGCGACCTCTCGATGGGTGCTTCGGCTGTCGGACGCACCCCCGCTTCCGGTCCGACCGCCGACGCGTCGGCGCCCGACCCGCATCCGGTCGCCGACCCTTCGGCGCCCGACCCGCGTCCGGCCGAGCGCGCCAGGGTGCTCGTGATCTCGGGAAGTCTGCCGCCCGGCACGCCAGACGACGCTCTGCCCTCCCTGATCCGGCTCGGCCTCGAGGCGGGCGCGACGGTGATCGCCGACACCTCGGGCCCGGCGCTGCTGGCCGCGGCGGAGGCCGGGGCATCCGTCCTCAAGCCCAACGAGCACGAGCTGCGCGATGCGACCGGCCTCGACGACCCGATCGACGGCGCGCGCGAGCTCGTGCGCCGCGGTGCCCGGCTCGTGCTGCTCTCGCTCGGGGCCGACGGGATGCTCGCGGTCTCTCCCGCGGCATCCGGAGGCCTCTCCGTGCTGCACGCGAGGCTTGACCGGTCGCTCGCGGGCAACCCGACCGGTGCGGGGGACGCCGGGGTCGCCGCGTGCGCGGTGCTGATGGATGCAGGCATCCACGAGCCCGCGCAGATCCTGCGCCGCGCGACCGCCTGGTCTGCCGCCGCCGTGCTCATGCCGCTCGCCGGCGAGATCCATCCCACCTGGCCCGACCTCGAGGCCGCCCTCACCCTGACGTCCGGTGCGCCCTCCGGTGAGAAACCGCATCCTGCCCGGGAAACACGCGCACGCGTGGCTCCCCATGCGGAATCCGGTCTCTCGCCGGGCGAGCGCC
It encodes:
- a CDS encoding 1-phosphofructokinase family hexose kinase gives rise to the protein MIVTVTPNPALDLTWHVASLVVGGTHRVDAGQVRAGGKGLNVARVAHAQGADVRAVTTSGGATGEELAAELASSGVPNVLVPVAAATRRSVALVDEALGDTTIMNERGVAPSATEWDALREAVAEALGAAAGGDLSMGASAVGRTPASGPTADASAPDPHPVADPSAPDPRPAERARVLVISGSLPPGTPDDALPSLIRLGLEAGATVIADTSGPALLAAAEAGASVLKPNEHELRDATGLDDPIDGARELVRRGARLVLLSLGADGMLAVSPAASGGLSVLHARLDRSLAGNPTGAGDAGVAACAVLMDAGIHEPAQILRRATAWSAAAVLMPLAGEIHPTWPDLEAALTLTSGAPSGEKPHPARETRARVAPHAESGLSPGERPASHPKEPR
- a CDS encoding ROK family protein, which translates into the protein MSEQSGIPEVVSDESGERLARAVTIGAGAPVLAFDVGGTDIKSALFDANGTALGLRRTPTPAGGEDSPTRLIDRLAELAGELRAQYPHAQPKAVGLVVPGIVDAENGIGVFSSNLGWRDAPIRDLMAARFGMPVAFDHDVRTASWAEHVLGGARDFADSVVLIIGTGIAGALLVDGRPHTAGGYAGEVGHSPIGEWPCPCGARGCLEAVASAGAISRRYTDATGEVVDGAREVIARAAAGDETAGRIWNEALDALTMSIAQLTAVIAPQAVVIGGGLSRAGGALFDELRSRLAERLSFHRIPALVPAELSGNAGILGSALRARQVAAA
- a CDS encoding SIS domain-containing protein, whose amino-acid sequence is MTITAGAHMRVELTSQPDTWARAAAMRDEQALLPASGARIAVVGCGTSWFMAQAYASLRETAGHGETDAFTASEFPFGRGYDAIVALTRSGTTTEVLELTERVTGSTPVVAVVGDTTSPLVDLADTVIGLPFADEQSVVQTRFATTALALFRASLGENLDAAIADARNVLDGADDTALRDAEQYSFLGMGWAMGLAHEAALKMRESSQSWTESYSSMEYRHGPIAIAAPDRITWQFGAAPDGLQAQVEATGARFVQHAIDPMADLVRLHRVALDRAIAKGLDPDQPRNLTRSVILAG